One Xenopus tropicalis strain Nigerian chromosome 8, UCB_Xtro_10.0, whole genome shotgun sequence genomic window carries:
- the LOC101733314 gene encoding beta-1,4-galactosyltransferase galt-1, producing the protein MVPSVLTMDKHNYKNQAPYIVCYAKKIHFFRSIFIVTFFLLSINYYWPRRYQLTRFRSPPICGGRAPNDTITPLKNQRTFIISAYKDNREGNIIRILGIVHHQEVKELYCYFCCNSNTNATTTRAGIDIHQDRFGFPYGLADIICTEPPDCRAEFVSVHWSPSEVVHNLTSFRIRNRDPGQFTANFTVCFSTMFGNYSNVLQFIQTIEMYKILGAQKVMVYLNNCSQQMEEVLQYYTEEGTVEVIPWHIQRYLKVSHNWQYPNDGTEIGYYGQLSTLNDCLYRNMYSSKFVVLNDQDEIILPFKHRTWDSMMESLQWENPNVGIFLFENHIFAKTAVSNGNFTNTSSWNGVPGSNLLQYIHREPDRPNYFNARKMIVDPRAVIQTSVHSTLKQYKNFKNIPLETALVHHCRGPLQPQLPRAALIEDKTIWSYNGSLIQNVNRMLEKFITKP; encoded by the coding sequence ATAAACACAATTATAAGAACCAAGCTCCATACATCGTTTGCTATGCAAAAAAGATTCACTTCTTCAGAAGCATTTTCATAGTCACGTTCTTTCTATTGTCTATTAACTATTATTGGCCGAGGAGGTATCAGCTGACCAGATTTAGAAGCCCGCCTATTTGTGGTGGCCGAGCGCCAAATGATACGATCACACCATTAAAGAACCAGAGAACCTTTATTATTTCTGCATACAAGGATAACAGGGAGGGAAATATCATCCGGATCTTGGGGATTGTCCACCATCAAGAAGTGAAGGAACTCTACTGTTACTTCTGCTGTAATTCCAACACCAACGCGACCACAACCAGGGCAGGAATTGATATCCATCAGGATCGGTTTGGGTTCCCTTATGGTCTTGCCGATATCATCTGCACAGAACCTCCGGACTGTAGAGCGGAATTTGTGTCGGTTCATTGGTCTCCTTCTGAAGTCGTCCACAATCTCACCAGCTTCAGAATCAGGAACAGGGATCCCGGCCAATTTACTGCCAACTTCACCGTCTGCTTCTCCACCATGTTTGGGAATTACAGCAACGTCCTGCAGTTCATCCAGACCATTGAAATGTATAAGATACTGGGCGCCCAAAAAGTCATGGTCTACCTGAACAACTGTAGCCAACAGATGGAGGAGGTCCTTCAGTACTACACCGAGGAAGGGACGGTGGAGGTGATCCCCTGGCACATTCAGCGATATCTGAAGGTCTCTCATAATTGGCAATATCCCAACGATGGCACCGAAATTGGTTATTACGGACAATTATCAACACTAAATGACTGTTTGTACAGAAACATGTACTCTAGCAAGTTTGTTGTACTCAACGACCAGGATGAAATAATTCTGCCTTTCAAGCACCGGACTTGGGACTCAATGATGGAAAGTCTTCAATGGGAAAACCCCAACGTGGGAATCTTCCTCTTTGAGAACCATATTTTTGCCAAAACTGCAGTTTCCAATGGGAATTTTACCAACACATCCTCATGGAATGGGGTCCCAGGGTCCAACCTACTGCAGTATATACACCGGGAACCGGACAGACCCAATTACTTCAATGCCCGGAAAATGATAGTGGATCCAAGGGCAGTGATCCAAACGTCTGTTCACTCTACCCTGAAACAGTACAAAAACTTTAAGAATATCCCTCTAGAAACTGCCCTGGTTCATCACTGTAGAGGCCCCCTGCAGCCCCAGCTGCCCAGAGCAGCCTTAATTGAAGATAAAACTATATGGAGCTATAATGGTTCCTTAATTCAGAATGTTAATCGGATGCTTGAGAAATTTATAACGAAGCCATGA